A window of Pusillimonas sp. T7-7 contains these coding sequences:
- a CDS encoding branched-chain amino acid ABC transporter permease: MIAIFGIPIQALLGQLLLGLVNGSFYAVLSLGLAVIFGLLNVINFAHGALYMLGAFVAWMGLQYLGLNYWLMLLIAPLLVGLFGIVIERTLIRHLYKLDHLYGLLLTFGITLLIEGLFRSMYGVSGQPYPTPDLFKGGVNLGFMYLPIYRGWVVVASVIVCLATWFVIEKTRLGALLRAGTENPKLVEAFGVNVPLVVTLTYGFGVALAAFAGVLAAPIMQVSPLMGSNLIIVVFAVVVIGGMGSIMGSILTGLGLGIIEGFTKVFWPEASNTVVFIIMVIVLLLRPAGLFGKEK, translated from the coding sequence ATGATTGCAATATTTGGCATACCCATCCAGGCCTTACTCGGACAATTGCTGCTGGGCCTGGTAAACGGCTCATTCTATGCCGTGCTTTCATTAGGTCTGGCCGTTATATTCGGGCTGCTTAACGTCATCAACTTCGCACATGGCGCCCTGTACATGCTGGGCGCTTTCGTTGCATGGATGGGCTTGCAGTACCTGGGCCTGAACTATTGGCTGATGCTGCTCATCGCCCCGTTGCTTGTGGGGCTATTCGGCATCGTCATCGAACGCACACTTATACGGCATCTGTATAAACTGGACCACCTGTACGGGCTGCTGCTGACATTCGGCATCACCCTGCTTATAGAAGGTTTGTTCCGCAGCATGTACGGCGTATCGGGCCAACCTTATCCCACCCCCGACCTGTTCAAGGGCGGCGTCAATTTGGGCTTCATGTACTTGCCCATATATCGCGGCTGGGTGGTTGTTGCCTCGGTCATCGTATGTTTGGCCACTTGGTTCGTTATCGAAAAAACACGTCTTGGTGCCCTGCTGCGCGCCGGCACCGAAAATCCTAAACTCGTCGAAGCCTTTGGCGTGAACGTACCGCTGGTTGTTACCCTGACTTATGGCTTCGGTGTGGCACTGGCCGCCTTTGCCGGCGTACTGGCCGCACCCATCATGCAGGTCTCTCCGCTTATGGGGTCCAACCTGATTATCGTGGTGTTTGCCGTGGTGGTCATCGGGGGCATGGGATCCATCATGGGTTCCATCCTCACAGGGCTGGGGCTAGGCATCATCGAGGGGTTTACCAAGGTATTCTGGCCTGAAGCCTCCAACACCGTTGTCTTCATCATTATGGTTATCGTTTTGCTGCTTCGCCCTGCCGGCCTATTTGGAAAAGAAAAATGA
- a CDS encoding polyhydroxyalkanoate depolymerase, with protein MLYDLHELQRSFLTPLAAFTDTGSQIFSNPYSPLAYTPVSRQMAAMYELVHRLGKDYEKPQWGLNQTKVNGKLVNVSEHTAMQKSFCNLIHFQRDGGSTTQDDPRILLVAPLSGHHATLLRDTVRALLPSHDVYVTDWLDARMVPASAGSFTLNDYVRYVQDFIRLLGPDVHVMSVCQPTVPVLAAISLMAANNEPCLPRSMIMMGGPIDCRQSPTQVNRLATTKAYSWFEDNVIHRVPARYPGAGRKVYPGFLQHAGFMAMNPDRHLRSHYDFYMDLLKGDDDDAEAHRRFYDEYNAVLDMPAEFYLDTIKTVFQDYQLPRGSWQVDGQTVNPAAIKNVALFTIEGEFDDISGQGQTQAAHELCSSIPKNLRRHYTAPGCGHYGIFSGRRWRETICPKIAEFVRKTA; from the coding sequence ATGCTGTACGACCTGCACGAGCTTCAACGATCTTTCCTGACGCCTTTGGCGGCCTTTACCGACACCGGTTCGCAGATTTTCTCCAATCCCTACAGCCCTTTGGCCTACACGCCTGTGTCTCGGCAAATGGCCGCTATGTACGAGCTTGTACATCGCCTGGGTAAGGACTACGAAAAACCCCAATGGGGCCTGAATCAAACCAAGGTAAACGGCAAACTCGTCAATGTGAGCGAGCACACTGCCATGCAGAAAAGTTTCTGCAATCTGATCCATTTCCAGCGCGATGGCGGCAGCACCACGCAAGATGATCCCCGAATTCTGCTGGTTGCCCCGCTGTCGGGCCACCATGCCACCTTGCTGCGCGACACCGTTCGCGCCCTGCTGCCCTCACACGACGTCTATGTCACCGACTGGCTGGACGCGCGTATGGTACCGGCTTCAGCGGGCTCCTTTACCTTGAACGACTATGTCCGCTACGTCCAGGACTTCATCCGCCTGCTGGGTCCCGACGTACACGTCATGTCGGTATGCCAGCCCACGGTGCCGGTGTTGGCCGCCATTTCCTTGATGGCCGCCAACAACGAGCCCTGTCTGCCGCGCAGCATGATCATGATGGGCGGCCCCATCGACTGCCGTCAATCGCCCACCCAAGTCAATCGCCTGGCCACGACCAAGGCTTACTCCTGGTTTGAAGACAACGTCATCCATCGGGTGCCAGCGCGCTACCCAGGTGCTGGCCGGAAGGTCTATCCGGGTTTTCTGCAACATGCAGGCTTCATGGCCATGAACCCCGATCGCCACTTGCGTTCACACTACGATTTCTACATGGATCTGCTCAAAGGAGACGACGACGACGCCGAAGCCCATCGCCGGTTCTATGATGAGTACAACGCTGTGCTCGATATGCCCGCCGAGTTTTATCTGGACACCATCAAGACGGTCTTTCAAGACTATCAACTGCCGCGCGGCAGTTGGCAGGTCGACGGCCAGACCGTCAATCCGGCAGCCATCAAGAATGTGGCCTTGTTCACCATAGAGGGCGAATTCGACGACATTTCCGGCCAGGGGCAAACACAAGCCGCACACGAACTGTGCAGCAGCATTCCCAAAAACCTTCGACGGCACTACACAGCCCCGGGCTGCGGCCACTACGGCATTTTCTCGGGCCGGCGCTGGCGCGAAACAATATGCCCTAAAATAGCCGAGTTCGTACGCAAGACTGCGTAG
- the nth gene encoding endonuclease III: MNIAKRTEIFQRLQAANPKPTTELEYSSTFQLLIAVILSAQATDKSVNLATRKFFPDHGTPAGLLALSETGLAEYIKTIGLYKTKARNVIMTCQMLLERHGGEVPEDREALEALPGVGRKTANVVLNTAFGHPTIAVDTHIFRVANRTGIAPGKTVLEVERKLNKVIPKPFLLNAHHWLILHGRYVCVARKPKCPQCGISDLCDYKIKTI; encoded by the coding sequence ATGAACATCGCCAAACGCACAGAAATATTCCAGCGTCTGCAGGCCGCCAATCCCAAACCCACAACAGAACTGGAATACAGCAGCACGTTCCAACTGCTGATTGCTGTCATTCTGTCGGCGCAAGCCACTGATAAATCGGTGAATCTGGCCACTCGCAAGTTCTTTCCCGACCACGGCACACCGGCAGGTTTGCTGGCACTGAGCGAAACCGGGCTTGCCGAATACATCAAAACCATAGGCCTTTATAAAACCAAAGCCCGCAACGTCATTATGACTTGTCAAATGCTGCTCGAACGGCATGGAGGCGAAGTCCCTGAAGATCGCGAAGCGCTCGAGGCCCTGCCTGGCGTTGGACGCAAAACCGCCAACGTAGTGTTGAATACGGCCTTCGGTCACCCAACTATTGCTGTGGACACCCATATTTTCAGAGTGGCGAACCGCACGGGTATTGCACCGGGTAAAACAGTGCTTGAAGTCGAGCGCAAACTGAACAAAGTCATACCCAAGCCATTTTTGCTGAATGCACACCATTGGCTGATCCTGCATGGGCGCTATGTGTGTGTTGCCCGCAAACCCAAGTGCCCACAATGTGGCATATCTGATCTGTGCGATTACAAAATCAAGACAATCTAG
- the rsxB gene encoding electron transport complex subunit RsxB, giving the protein MHSSLLIDRINAVLPQTQCTKCGYDGCRPYARAIALDNAAINRCPPGGQQGIQALAQLLQRPELPLDTSCGEHRPLQVAVIDEAHCIGCTLCIQACPVDAIVGANKLMHTVLTEDCTGCDLCVAPCPVDCISMIDAGHDWTPAHADTARIRYQQRQHRLEALHHESAGPAARTLANKAPVSALAGTDANTRQAVIAQALARARARRQNT; this is encoded by the coding sequence ATGCATTCTTCTTTGCTCATTGACCGCATCAACGCGGTACTTCCTCAAACTCAGTGCACGAAATGCGGCTACGATGGGTGCCGCCCGTATGCGCGCGCCATAGCGCTGGACAACGCGGCCATCAACCGCTGCCCGCCTGGTGGCCAACAAGGCATACAGGCCCTTGCCCAGTTGCTGCAGCGCCCTGAGCTTCCCCTGGACACAAGCTGCGGCGAGCACCGTCCGCTGCAAGTCGCTGTCATCGACGAGGCCCACTGCATAGGCTGCACACTGTGCATACAGGCCTGTCCGGTGGATGCCATTGTGGGAGCCAACAAGTTGATGCACACTGTGTTGACTGAAGACTGCACCGGTTGCGATTTATGCGTGGCGCCCTGTCCAGTCGATTGCATCAGCATGATCGATGCTGGCCACGACTGGACACCAGCTCATGCTGATACAGCACGCATACGCTATCAGCAACGCCAGCATAGATTGGAAGCCCTGCATCATGAATCAGCGGGTCCCGCCGCCAGGACACTGGCCAACAAGGCGCCTGTATCCGCTCTTGCCGGCACCGATGCCAACACACGTCAAGCAGTCATCGCGCAGGCTCTAGCACGCGCTCGCGCGCGGCGTCAAAACACATGA
- the fdxA gene encoding ferredoxin FdxA, which produces MTHVVTENCIKCKFTDCVDVCPVDCFREGANFLVIDPDECIDCAVCVPECPANAIFAEEDVPQDQISFIELNAELTPEFGMINRSKKPLPEADDWNGMPDKLKHLER; this is translated from the coding sequence ATGACACATGTGGTCACCGAAAACTGTATTAAATGCAAATTCACCGACTGTGTCGATGTCTGTCCTGTTGATTGCTTCCGTGAAGGCGCCAACTTTCTGGTCATCGACCCAGACGAATGCATCGATTGTGCAGTCTGTGTGCCAGAATGCCCCGCCAATGCCATTTTTGCCGAAGAAGACGTTCCTCAGGACCAGATCTCGTTCATAGAGTTGAATGCAGAGCTTACGCCAGAATTTGGCATGATCAACCGCTCGAAAAAACCCTTGCCCGAAGCGGACGACTGGAATGGCATGCCCGATAAACTCAAGCATCTTGAACGTTAA
- the pncB gene encoding nicotinate phosphoribosyltransferase, whose translation MIITSLLDTDLYKFSMMQVVLHQFPAAQVEYRYKCRTPNINLAAYLDEIRSEIHDLCQLRFTEEELQYLRSLRFIKSDFVDFLGLFHMPEKCINVAESSVPGELDITVKGPWLHTILFEIPVLAIVNEVYFRNVCKEPAWAEGRKRLQKKMHLVTDDPALADFRVAEYGTRRRFSKQWHEEVVRTMKAQMGVHFAGTSNVRLAMKHGVTPLGTMGHEYLQACQALGPRLRDSQVYALEVWAKEYRGDLGIALSDVYGMDAFLRDFDMYFCKLFDGARHDSGDPFVWGERLLAHYAANRTDPRIKTLVFSDALTIPRAIELAKRFAGRCKISFGIGTNLTNDLGHEPLQIVMKMVRCNGQPVAKVSDAPEKTMCDDPAYLAYLRQVFELPPA comes from the coding sequence ATGATAATCACCTCGTTACTCGACACCGATCTGTATAAATTCAGCATGATGCAAGTGGTGCTGCATCAATTTCCCGCGGCGCAAGTAGAGTATCGCTACAAATGTCGTACGCCGAATATCAATCTGGCGGCTTATCTGGATGAAATCAGAAGTGAAATCCACGATTTATGCCAGTTGCGCTTCACTGAAGAAGAGTTGCAATATTTGCGCAGCCTGCGCTTTATCAAAAGTGATTTCGTTGATTTCCTGGGCCTGTTCCATATGCCCGAGAAATGCATCAACGTCGCCGAGTCTTCCGTCCCGGGTGAGCTCGACATTACGGTAAAAGGCCCGTGGCTGCATACCATTCTGTTTGAAATTCCGGTTCTGGCTATCGTTAACGAAGTGTATTTCCGCAACGTGTGCAAAGAACCCGCCTGGGCAGAAGGGCGCAAGCGTCTGCAGAAAAAAATGCATCTGGTCACCGATGACCCGGCTCTGGCTGATTTTCGTGTGGCCGAGTACGGCACGCGCAGACGTTTTTCCAAGCAATGGCACGAAGAAGTCGTACGCACCATGAAAGCCCAGATGGGCGTGCATTTTGCAGGTACCAGCAACGTCAGGCTGGCCATGAAGCATGGGGTTACCCCGTTGGGCACCATGGGGCATGAGTATTTGCAAGCTTGCCAGGCCTTGGGGCCGCGCCTTCGCGATTCGCAGGTTTATGCGCTGGAAGTCTGGGCCAAGGAATATCGCGGCGATTTGGGTATTGCGCTGTCCGATGTCTACGGCATGGACGCATTTCTGCGCGACTTCGATATGTATTTTTGCAAGTTGTTCGACGGTGCGCGTCACGATTCGGGCGACCCTTTTGTATGGGGCGAGCGGCTGCTGGCGCATTACGCGGCCAATCGTACCGATCCACGTATCAAAACCCTGGTGTTTTCCGACGCGTTGACCATACCTCGCGCTATTGAATTGGCCAAGCGTTTTGCCGGTCGGTGCAAAATTTCGTTTGGCATAGGCACCAATCTGACCAATGACCTGGGCCATGAACCACTGCAGATAGTCATGAAAATGGTCCGCTGCAACGGCCAGCCTGTGGCCAAAGTGTCTGATGCACCAGAAAAAACCATGTGTGATGATCCCGCCTATCTGGCTTATTTGCGGCAGGTGTTCGAATTGCCGCCGGCCTGA
- a CDS encoding ABC transporter ATP-binding protein gives MSENILETRNLTKEFRGFVAVSDVNLQVQRGSIHALIGPNGAGKTTCFNLLTKFLTPTSGKIFFSGKEITHEKPAQIARHGIIRSFQISAVFPQLTVLENVRIGLQRATGTSYHFWRSDRSLTHLEDAARALLAQVDLADFADEQTVNLPYGRKRALEIATTLAMEPELMLLDEPTQGMGHEDVSRVTQLIKKVSVGRTILMVEHNMNVVSQIADKITVLARGAVLAEGNYQEVSRNADVMQAYMGTTTGELEGAH, from the coding sequence ATGAGCGAAAATATTCTAGAAACCCGAAACTTAACAAAAGAGTTCCGCGGATTCGTCGCGGTAAGCGACGTCAATCTACAGGTTCAGCGAGGCAGCATTCATGCCCTCATCGGCCCCAATGGCGCAGGCAAAACCACCTGCTTTAATTTGCTGACAAAGTTTCTTACGCCCACATCGGGCAAGATCTTTTTCTCGGGCAAAGAAATCACACACGAAAAACCTGCGCAAATTGCAAGGCACGGCATTATTCGTTCATTCCAGATTTCAGCAGTGTTTCCACAGCTGACCGTACTGGAAAACGTTCGAATCGGCCTGCAGCGCGCCACCGGCACGTCCTATCATTTCTGGCGCAGCGACCGCAGCCTTACACATCTTGAAGATGCGGCCCGCGCTCTGCTTGCCCAAGTTGATCTGGCCGACTTCGCCGACGAGCAAACCGTAAATCTTCCCTATGGCCGCAAGCGTGCCCTCGAAATCGCCACCACGCTGGCCATGGAACCCGAGCTCATGCTGCTCGACGAACCTACCCAGGGCATGGGTCACGAAGACGTCAGCCGCGTCACACAACTCATCAAGAAAGTGAGCGTCGGCCGTACCATCCTCATGGTCGAACACAACATGAACGTCGTGTCACAAATCGCCGATAAAATCACAGTACTTGCCCGGGGCGCCGTTCTGGCCGAAGGCAATTATCAAGAAGTCTCACGCAACGCCGATGTCATGCAGGCCTATATGGGCACGACTACCGGCGAACTTGAAGGGGCTCACTAG
- a CDS encoding ABC transporter substrate-binding protein: MKLRTLSAALAVTGLGFALPGQAAGISDDVIRIGLITDMSSVYSDIDGPGGGEAVRMAIADAGGEIDGKKIEFMIADHQNKADIASARAREWFDEENLDMLLGGTNSATALAMAAVAAEKKKPFIAIGPGSSNLTNSHCTPYTLHYAYDTIALARGTGSAIVEEGGKSWFFLTADYAFGHSLERDTTDVIKDAGGEVVGAVRVPLGTADFSSFLVQAQSSGAKILGLANAGGDFIASVKSAKEFGVTETMKLAGLLVFINDIHALGLEATQGLNLTSAWYWNQDEESRAWAKRFQEKMKRMPSFLQAADYSATNYYLSAVKATGSDDGDEIMKWMKANKVNDFFAKDAEVREDGRVVNDMFLMEVKKPSESEGEWDYYKVVKKLPGDQVYASLEESTCKFIKK; the protein is encoded by the coding sequence ATGAAACTACGCACTCTGTCGGCAGCCCTTGCCGTCACCGGCCTCGGCTTTGCACTTCCGGGCCAGGCAGCCGGCATCTCCGACGACGTCATCCGCATCGGCCTGATCACCGACATGTCCAGTGTTTATTCCGACATTGACGGCCCTGGCGGTGGCGAAGCCGTACGCATGGCTATCGCAGATGCCGGCGGCGAAATCGACGGCAAGAAAATCGAATTCATGATTGCCGATCACCAAAACAAAGCCGACATCGCCTCGGCACGTGCCCGCGAATGGTTCGACGAAGAAAATCTCGACATGCTTCTGGGCGGCACCAACTCGGCCACCGCATTGGCCATGGCCGCCGTAGCTGCCGAAAAGAAAAAGCCTTTTATCGCCATTGGCCCGGGCTCGTCCAACCTGACCAACTCGCATTGCACCCCCTACACCCTGCACTACGCCTATGACACCATAGCGCTGGCGCGCGGAACCGGCTCTGCCATCGTTGAAGAAGGCGGCAAGTCATGGTTCTTCCTGACCGCCGATTACGCCTTCGGCCACTCACTCGAACGCGACACCACCGACGTCATCAAAGACGCCGGTGGCGAAGTCGTAGGTGCGGTCCGTGTCCCGCTGGGCACCGCCGACTTCTCATCCTTCCTGGTGCAGGCACAGTCTTCCGGCGCCAAAATCCTGGGTCTGGCCAATGCTGGTGGCGACTTCATTGCATCGGTAAAATCGGCCAAGGAATTCGGCGTTACCGAAACCATGAAACTGGCTGGCTTGCTAGTGTTCATCAACGACATCCATGCCCTGGGACTCGAGGCCACGCAAGGGCTGAACCTGACTTCAGCCTGGTACTGGAACCAAGACGAAGAATCCCGCGCATGGGCCAAGCGCTTCCAGGAAAAAATGAAACGCATGCCCTCGTTCCTGCAAGCCGCCGACTACTCGGCCACCAACTACTACCTGAGCGCCGTCAAGGCCACCGGTAGCGACGATGGCGACGAGATCATGAAATGGATGAAAGCCAACAAGGTCAATGACTTCTTTGCAAAAGACGCCGAAGTACGCGAAGACGGCCGAGTCGTCAACGACATGTTCCTCATGGAAGTCAAGAAACCATCTGAATCAGAAGGCGAGTGGGATTACTACAAGGTTGTCAAGAAGCTGCCAGGCGACCAAGTTTATGCCTCCCTCGAAGAATCAACCTGCAAATTCATAAAAAAATAA
- a CDS encoding ABC transporter ATP-binding protein, which yields MAAALEVSNLHAWYGESHVLHGINFNVNKGEVVTLLGRNGAGRTSTLRAILGLTGSRKGSIRIQGTESIDLPTYRIAHLGIGYCPEERGIFAGLSCEENLLLPPVVGDTLGGGMSLSEIYDMFPNLEERKHSPGTRLSGGEQQMLAVARILRTGANLLLLDEISEGLAPVIVQALARMISTLKAKGYTIVMVEQNFHFAAPLADRFYVIEHGQVVEEIASADLAAKQDTLNTLLGV from the coding sequence ATGGCAGCCGCACTCGAAGTTTCCAATCTGCACGCCTGGTATGGCGAATCTCACGTACTTCATGGCATCAACTTCAATGTCAATAAAGGCGAAGTCGTCACACTGCTGGGGCGCAACGGTGCGGGTCGTACCAGCACACTGCGGGCCATCCTGGGTCTAACCGGATCGCGCAAGGGTTCCATACGCATACAGGGCACCGAATCCATCGACCTGCCCACCTATCGCATCGCTCATCTGGGCATCGGCTATTGCCCCGAAGAGCGCGGCATTTTCGCCGGCCTGTCCTGCGAAGAAAACCTGCTGCTTCCACCCGTTGTGGGCGACACCCTCGGCGGCGGCATGTCCTTGTCCGAAATCTACGACATGTTCCCCAATCTCGAAGAGCGCAAGCACTCGCCGGGCACACGCTTGTCGGGTGGTGAACAGCAAATGCTGGCTGTGGCGCGCATCTTGCGCACGGGCGCCAATCTGCTGCTGCTCGATGAAATATCCGAAGGGCTCGCACCCGTCATCGTGCAAGCCTTGGCACGCATGATCTCTACCCTCAAGGCCAAGGGCTATACCATCGTCATGGTCGAGCAAAATTTCCACTTTGCCGCTCCGCTGGCCGACCGTTTCTACGTGATAGAGCATGGCCAGGTCGTCGAAGAAATCGCTTCGGCCGACCTGGCGGCAAAGCAAGACACCCTTAACACGTTGCTGGGCGTATAA